The following proteins are encoded in a genomic region of Pseudomonas sp. Os17:
- a CDS encoding DEAD/DEAH box helicase, with product MNLAESVSPGLDGFHPAVSAWFKRTFAAVTTAQARAWPLIAQRRSTLIAAPTGSGKTLTAFLAVIDDLVRQGLAAGGRLPDATLVVYVSPLKALSNDIQINLQQPLLGITEQLRRMGLPDLSISTAVRTGDTPQKDRNAMRKRAPQILVTTPESLYVLLGSDSGRSMLASTRTVIVDEIHALAGSKRGSHLALSLERLQALCSEPLLRIGLSATQKPIEAVSRFLVGHERPCAIVDIGHARPRDLDIEVPPVPLSAVMANDVWELLYERLAELVREHRTTLIFVNTRRLAERLARHLSERLGKPAVAAHHGSLAKEQRLDAEQRLKAGELQVLIATASLELGIDIGDVDLVCQIGSPRSISAFLQRVGRSGHQVGGTPKGRLFALSRDDLIECAALLDCVRRGELDSLLIPHAPLDVLAQQIVAEVSCQEWSEAALLSLLRRATPYADLDQAHYQALLQMLAEGFNGRQGLRSAYLHRDALTRTLRGRRGARLTAVTSGGTIPDNADYSVLLEPQGLNIGSVNEDFAVESIAGDVFQLGNTSYRILRVETGKVRVEDAQGQPPNIPFWLGEAPGRSAELSSAVARLLAQLDELLGATPGHLQPAIHWLHHELGLNPASAEQLVDYLAPARLALGALPSQDTLIMERFFDESGGTQLVIHSPFGSRINRAWGLALRKRFCRTFNFELQAAASEDAIVLSLSTSHSFALDEVWRYLHSQSAEHILIQALLDAPLFGVRWRWNAGVALALPRYSGGRKVAPQIQRMKSEDLIASVFPDQIACLENLAGEREIPDHPLVQQTLDDCLHQAMDSEGWLHLLRRMEQGQVRLLSRDLPAPSPLAAEILSAKPYTFLDDAPLEERRTQAVLARRWSDPQASDDLAALDADAITAVAEEAWPNPASADEMHEALMSLAAISEAEARADPRWPQWLDTLATQGRACRLHSAAGDLWLALERITCLRALYPEAPLRPALQPVPGFDQAWDAESAQVELIRARLSGFGPQTLTQIAAPLALPGAQVSQALVQLESQGYVLRGHFTPGASEEQWCERHLLARIHRYTVKRLRREIEPVALQDFMRFLFDWQHLSPATQGRGSAMLAEVVGQLEGYPAAASAWDSDLLPARIKDYSASWLDELCRSGKVVWSRINSTGKAASSALRSTPIVLLPRARVALWSALTCPVERHELSPKAQKVHAVLSQQGALFFDELLHETHLLRSELESVLQELVGAGLVNADSFAGLRALITPASKRQNRSSRRGRGAFVGGMDDAGRWALLRRATPEDPAATLEQVAMTLLRRYGVVFWRLLEREADWLPSWRDLLRTFHRLEARGDIRGGRFVSGLAGEQFALPEAIPLLREVRRRPHDGSLVAVCGVDPLNLAGTLLPGPKVAALSGNRLVYRDGLPAAAEIAGTQQLWMELAPHEAQALRNKLVQR from the coding sequence ATGAACCTTGCCGAATCCGTGAGCCCGGGCCTGGACGGTTTTCACCCCGCCGTCAGCGCCTGGTTCAAGCGCACCTTTGCCGCCGTGACCACGGCCCAGGCCCGCGCCTGGCCGTTGATCGCCCAGCGCCGCTCGACCCTGATCGCCGCCCCCACAGGTTCAGGCAAGACCCTCACCGCCTTTCTCGCCGTGATCGATGATCTGGTCCGCCAGGGCCTGGCCGCCGGGGGGCGATTGCCGGACGCCACCCTGGTGGTCTACGTCTCGCCGCTCAAGGCCCTGAGCAACGATATCCAGATCAACCTGCAGCAGCCGCTGCTCGGCATCACCGAGCAGCTGCGCCGGATGGGTTTGCCGGACCTGTCCATCAGCACCGCAGTGCGGACCGGCGACACCCCGCAAAAAGACCGCAACGCCATGCGCAAGCGTGCGCCGCAGATTCTCGTCACCACGCCGGAATCCCTCTATGTGCTGCTGGGTTCGGACTCCGGCCGCAGCATGCTGGCCAGCACCCGCACGGTGATCGTCGACGAGATCCACGCCCTGGCCGGCAGCAAGCGCGGCAGCCACCTGGCCCTGAGCCTGGAACGCTTGCAGGCCCTGTGCAGCGAGCCTCTGCTGCGCATCGGCCTGTCCGCCACACAGAAACCCATCGAGGCCGTGTCGCGGTTCCTGGTAGGCCATGAGCGGCCCTGTGCAATTGTCGACATCGGCCATGCCCGCCCGCGGGATCTGGACATCGAAGTACCGCCCGTGCCGCTGTCGGCGGTCATGGCCAACGATGTCTGGGAACTGCTGTACGAACGCCTCGCCGAACTGGTTCGCGAGCACCGCACCACGCTGATATTCGTCAACACCCGGCGCCTGGCCGAACGCCTGGCCCGGCACCTGAGCGAACGCCTGGGCAAGCCGGCGGTGGCCGCGCATCACGGCAGCCTGGCCAAGGAACAGCGCCTGGACGCCGAGCAACGACTCAAGGCCGGCGAGCTGCAAGTGCTGATCGCCACGGCGTCCCTGGAACTGGGAATCGATATCGGCGATGTCGACCTGGTGTGCCAGATCGGTTCGCCCCGTTCGATCTCGGCCTTTTTGCAGCGGGTCGGGCGCTCCGGCCATCAGGTGGGCGGCACGCCGAAAGGCCGGCTGTTCGCCCTGAGCCGGGACGACCTGATCGAATGCGCCGCCCTGCTGGACTGCGTGCGCCGCGGCGAGCTGGACAGCCTGCTGATCCCCCATGCGCCACTGGATGTGCTGGCCCAGCAGATCGTCGCCGAGGTCAGTTGCCAGGAGTGGTCGGAAGCCGCCCTGCTGAGCCTGCTGCGCCGGGCCACGCCTTACGCCGATCTGGATCAGGCCCACTATCAGGCCCTGCTGCAGATGCTTGCCGAAGGGTTCAACGGCCGTCAGGGCCTGCGCAGCGCCTATCTGCATCGCGACGCCCTGACCCGCACCCTGCGCGGCCGTCGCGGGGCCAGGCTGACGGCGGTCACCAGCGGCGGGACCATCCCCGACAACGCCGACTACAGCGTGCTGCTCGAACCCCAAGGCCTGAACATCGGCAGCGTCAACGAAGACTTCGCCGTGGAAAGCATTGCCGGCGACGTGTTCCAGCTGGGCAACACGTCCTATCGCATCCTGCGGGTGGAAACCGGCAAGGTGCGGGTCGAGGATGCCCAGGGCCAGCCGCCGAACATCCCCTTCTGGCTCGGCGAGGCCCCGGGCCGCAGCGCCGAGCTGTCCAGCGCAGTGGCGCGCCTGCTGGCCCAACTGGACGAGCTGCTTGGCGCCACGCCCGGGCACCTGCAACCGGCCATCCACTGGCTGCATCACGAACTGGGGCTGAACCCGGCCAGCGCCGAGCAACTGGTGGACTACCTGGCGCCGGCGCGCCTGGCCCTGGGCGCGCTGCCGTCCCAGGACACGCTGATCATGGAGCGCTTTTTCGACGAGTCCGGCGGCACCCAGCTGGTGATCCACAGCCCCTTCGGCAGCCGCATCAACCGCGCCTGGGGCCTGGCCCTGCGCAAACGCTTCTGCCGCACCTTCAATTTCGAACTGCAGGCCGCCGCCAGCGAAGACGCCATCGTCCTGTCGCTGTCCACCAGCCACAGCTTTGCCCTGGACGAAGTCTGGCGCTACCTGCACAGCCAGAGTGCCGAACACATCCTGATCCAGGCCCTGCTGGACGCTCCGCTGTTCGGCGTGCGCTGGCGCTGGAACGCCGGAGTGGCCCTGGCCCTGCCGCGCTACAGCGGCGGACGCAAAGTGGCGCCGCAGATCCAGCGGATGAAAAGCGAAGACTTGATCGCCAGCGTGTTCCCCGATCAGATCGCCTGCCTGGAAAACCTCGCCGGCGAGCGCGAGATTCCCGACCACCCCTTGGTGCAGCAGACCCTCGATGACTGCCTGCACCAGGCCATGGACAGCGAAGGCTGGCTGCACCTGCTGCGGCGCATGGAACAGGGGCAGGTGCGCCTGCTCAGCCGCGATCTGCCGGCGCCCTCGCCACTGGCTGCGGAGATTCTCAGCGCCAAGCCCTACACCTTTCTCGATGACGCGCCCCTGGAAGAGCGCCGCACCCAGGCGGTACTGGCGCGACGCTGGAGCGACCCACAAGCCAGCGACGACCTCGCGGCCCTGGACGCGGACGCCATAACCGCGGTGGCCGAAGAAGCCTGGCCCAACCCGGCCAGCGCCGATGAAATGCACGAGGCGCTGATGAGCCTCGCCGCCATCAGCGAGGCCGAAGCCCGGGCCGATCCCCGCTGGCCCCAATGGCTCGACACCCTGGCCACCCAGGGCCGCGCCTGCCGCTTGCACAGCGCGGCCGGCGATCTGTGGCTGGCCCTGGAGCGCATCACCTGCCTGCGCGCGCTGTACCCCGAGGCCCCCTTGCGACCGGCCTTGCAGCCGGTGCCCGGCTTCGACCAGGCCTGGGACGCGGAATCGGCGCAGGTGGAGCTGATCCGCGCCCGCCTCAGCGGCTTCGGCCCCCAGACCCTGACGCAGATCGCCGCGCCCCTGGCACTGCCCGGCGCCCAGGTCAGCCAGGCCCTGGTTCAGCTGGAAAGCCAAGGCTACGTGCTGCGCGGCCACTTCACCCCCGGCGCCAGCGAAGAACAGTGGTGCGAACGCCACCTGCTGGCGCGGATTCATCGCTACACGGTCAAGCGCCTGCGCCGGGAAATCGAGCCGGTGGCGCTGCAGGACTTCATGCGCTTCCTGTTCGACTGGCAGCACCTGTCACCCGCCACCCAGGGCCGGGGCAGCGCCATGCTCGCCGAAGTGGTCGGCCAACTCGAAGGCTACCCGGCCGCGGCTTCGGCCTGGGACAGCGACCTGCTGCCAGCACGGATCAAGGACTACTCCGCCAGTTGGCTGGATGAACTGTGCCGCAGCGGCAAGGTGGTCTGGAGTCGGATCAACAGCACCGGCAAGGCCGCCAGCAGTGCCTTGCGCAGCACACCGATCGTGCTGCTGCCACGTGCCCGGGTGGCACTCTGGAGCGCTTTGACCTGTCCGGTCGAGCGGCACGAACTCTCGCCCAAGGCCCAGAAGGTCCACGCCGTACTGAGCCAGCAGGGCGCCTTGTTTTTCGATGAGCTGTTGCATGAAACCCACCTGCTGCGCAGCGAGCTGGAAAGCGTCCTGCAGGAGCTGGTGGGGGCCGGTCTGGTCAACGCCGACAGCTTCGCCGGCTTGCGCGCCCTGATCACCCCGGCGAGCAAACGTCAGAACCGCAGCAGCCGGCGCGGCCGTGGCGCCTTCGTCGGCGGCATGGACGATGCCGGACGCTGGGCCCTGCTGCGGCGCGCCACACCCGAGGATCCGGCCGCCACCCTGGAACAGGTGGCCATGACCTTGCTGCGGCGTTACGGCGTAGTGTTCTGGCGCCTGTTGGAGCGCGAGGCGGACTGGCTGCCCAGCTGGCGCGATCTGCTGCGCACCTTCCATCGCCTGGAGGCCCGGGGGGACATCCGCGGTGGACGCTTTGTCAGCGGCCTGGCCGGCGAACAGTTCGCCTTGCCGGAGGCCATCCCCTTGCTGCGGGAAGTCCGCCGGCGTCCCCATGACGGCAGCCTGGTCGCCGTGTGCGGAGTCGATCCGCTGAACCTGGCGGGCACGCTGCTGCCCGGGCCCAAGGTGGCGGCCCTCAGCGGCAATCGCCTGGTGTATCGCGACGGCCTGCCCGCCGCCGCCGAGATTGCCGGCACCCAGCAGCTGTGGATGGAACTGGCGCCCCATGAAGCCCAAGCCTTGCGCAACAAGCTGGTACAGCGCTGA
- a CDS encoding cysteine hydrolase family protein, whose product MAKQALIVIDIQNDYFAGGKWPLVGVDAAADNAARLIQAFRRNADPVVHVRHEFTSDSAPFFTPGSEGARLHPKVLNQGDEPVVLKHFVNSFRDTELQSILEQQGIAELVIVGNMSHMCVEGTARAAADLGYPVKVIHDACATLDLEFNGQRVAAAQVQSAVMAALAFAYASVLSTDEFLAA is encoded by the coding sequence ATGGCCAAACAGGCGCTCATCGTAATCGATATCCAGAACGACTACTTCGCCGGCGGCAAGTGGCCGCTGGTCGGCGTCGACGCGGCGGCGGACAACGCCGCCCGGCTGATCCAGGCCTTTCGCCGGAACGCCGATCCGGTGGTGCATGTCCGCCATGAATTCACCTCCGACAGCGCGCCGTTCTTCACGCCGGGCTCCGAGGGCGCACGCCTGCACCCCAAGGTGCTGAACCAGGGCGACGAGCCGGTGGTGCTCAAGCACTTCGTCAATTCATTCCGCGACACCGAACTGCAGTCGATCCTGGAGCAGCAGGGCATCGCGGAGCTGGTGATCGTCGGCAACATGAGCCACATGTGTGTCGAGGGCACCGCCCGTGCCGCGGCCGACCTGGGCTACCCGGTGAAGGTGATCCACGATGCCTGCGCCACCCTCGACCTGGAATTCAATGGTCAGCGCGTGGCCGCGGCGCAAGTGCAGAGCGCGGTGATGGCGGCCCTGGCCTTCGCCTACGCCAGCGTGTTGTCCACTGACGAGTTTCTGGCGGCGTAA
- a CDS encoding GlxA family transcriptional regulator, with translation MAAVHGLTDLFEVANRIAAEQPQAALPRLRVSHWQGDDLHAPRRVHDSLPGPDNGLQAVVIPPSLAGFSASQASAALVTWLRQQHAAGATLGGVCVGSILLAESGLLDGRSATTHWTSARAFAARYPQVRLEADQPIVDDGDLITTAGLMAWAELGLRLVDRMLGPSIASATARFLVMEHSASASQCGSNFAPILNHGDSAILKLQHWLQANGAVDVSLPVMAQQAGLEERTLLRRFRAATGLKPTQYCQHLRVGKARELLEFTKGTIDHIAWTVGYQDPATFRSLFRKITGLAPSEYRSRFGAAPGASSRS, from the coding sequence ATGGCGGCGGTGCACGGCCTGACCGATCTGTTCGAGGTGGCCAACCGAATCGCCGCAGAGCAGCCGCAGGCCGCGCTGCCGCGCTTGCGCGTGAGCCATTGGCAGGGCGACGACCTGCACGCGCCGAGGCGGGTCCATGACAGCCTGCCAGGGCCGGACAACGGCTTGCAGGCCGTGGTGATACCCCCGTCGCTGGCGGGATTTTCCGCCAGTCAGGCGTCTGCCGCCCTGGTGACCTGGCTGCGCCAGCAGCATGCCGCCGGCGCCACCCTCGGCGGCGTGTGCGTGGGTTCGATCCTGCTGGCCGAAAGCGGCCTGCTCGACGGCCGCAGCGCGACCACCCACTGGACCTCGGCCCGGGCTTTTGCCGCGCGTTATCCCCAGGTGCGGCTGGAAGCCGACCAGCCCATCGTCGATGACGGCGACCTGATTACCACCGCCGGATTGATGGCCTGGGCCGAACTGGGGCTGCGTCTGGTGGACCGCATGCTGGGGCCGAGCATTGCCAGCGCCACCGCGCGCTTTCTGGTGATGGAGCACAGCGCCAGTGCCAGCCAGTGCGGCAGCAATTTTGCGCCGATCCTCAACCATGGCGACAGCGCGATCCTCAAGTTGCAGCACTGGTTGCAGGCCAATGGCGCGGTGGATGTGTCGCTGCCGGTGATGGCGCAACAGGCGGGGCTGGAGGAGCGCACCCTGTTGCGGCGGTTCCGCGCGGCCACCGGCCTCAAGCCGACTCAGTACTGCCAGCACCTGCGGGTGGGCAAGGCCCGGGAGTTGCTCGAATTCACCAAGGGCACCATCGATCACATCGCCTGGACCGTGGGTTATCAGGACCCGGCGACCTTTCGCAGCCTGTTCCGGAAAATCACCGGTCTGGCGCCCAGCGAATACCGCAGTCGCTTTGGCGCGGCGCCCGGTGCCAGCAGCCGCAGCTAG
- a CDS encoding TatD family hydrolase, which produces MPKYFDPHIHMVSRTTDDYQNMAAAGITGVIEPAFWQGQARTSVGSFIDYFDTLLGWERFRASMFGIHHFCTIGLNPKEANDLSVANEVLEILPRYLVKDGVVAVGEIGYDDITPEEDRFLAAQLELARQFNLPVLVHTPHRDKIGGTKRTLAVIREVGIAEHLVIIDHLNELTLPLVLDSDCWRGHSIYPNTKMSEQRMVALLQQYGTEKMVVNSAADWGISDPLKVPKTGQAMLAAGFNEAQVEQVLFHNPVDFFAQSGQLDKQLVSTPLPIDQRRQWQDNSALRGQEPVVK; this is translated from the coding sequence ATGCCGAAGTACTTTGACCCGCATATCCATATGGTCAGCCGCACCACCGACGACTATCAGAACATGGCCGCCGCCGGTATCACCGGAGTCATCGAACCGGCCTTCTGGCAAGGTCAGGCGCGTACCAGCGTCGGCAGCTTCATCGATTACTTCGACACCCTGCTGGGCTGGGAACGCTTTCGCGCCAGCATGTTCGGCATTCACCATTTCTGCACCATTGGCCTGAACCCCAAGGAGGCCAATGACCTGTCAGTGGCCAACGAGGTGCTGGAGATCCTCCCGCGCTACCTGGTCAAGGACGGCGTGGTGGCCGTCGGCGAGATCGGCTACGACGACATCACCCCCGAGGAAGACCGTTTTCTCGCCGCGCAGTTGGAACTGGCCAGGCAGTTCAACCTGCCGGTACTGGTGCACACCCCGCACCGGGACAAGATCGGCGGCACCAAGCGCACCCTGGCGGTGATCCGCGAGGTGGGCATTGCCGAGCACCTGGTGATCATCGACCACCTCAATGAACTGACCCTGCCCCTGGTGCTGGACAGCGATTGCTGGCGCGGGCACTCGATCTACCCCAACACCAAGATGTCGGAACAGCGCATGGTGGCCCTGCTCCAGCAGTACGGCACCGAGAAAATGGTGGTCAACAGCGCCGCCGACTGGGGCATCAGTGATCCGCTCAAGGTGCCCAAGACCGGCCAGGCCATGCTCGCCGCCGGGTTCAACGAGGCCCAGGTGGAACAGGTGCTGTTCCACAACCCGGTGGATTTCTTCGCCCAGAGCGGGCAGTTGGACAAACAGCTGGTGAGCACCCCGCTGCCCATCGACCAGCGCCGCCAGTGGCAGGACAACTCGGCCCTGCGCGGTCAGGAACCGGTGGTCAAATGA
- a CDS encoding EboA domain-containing protein, translating into MNLDVISPLSPALALRHAAFAERRRQLERQLDDSSRHWWHAAQEQLAQQPSANTLVLLSSQCKRRLGQPAPLTDPGNERIQLARALLLAQLLEQQAGSDQLALLRQLFLWGDDQEKSVLLKVLDDLDSEGRSLELALQAGRTNNREVFAAIALDNPFPARHYPERAFHQLVLKTLGMGLDTGRIVGLAQRRSVDLNQLALEHMEEQLAAFRSVSDTLPQAIAFELLSQAQCQRLRGLCQQRRLPAHWLEHVPPGA; encoded by the coding sequence ATGAACCTGGACGTCATTTCCCCGCTCTCACCTGCGCTTGCCCTGCGCCATGCAGCCTTTGCCGAACGCCGCCGGCAACTCGAACGACAGCTCGACGACTCGAGCCGGCACTGGTGGCACGCGGCCCAGGAACAACTGGCGCAGCAGCCCTCGGCCAATACCCTGGTGCTGCTCAGCAGCCAGTGCAAACGCCGGCTTGGCCAGCCGGCGCCGCTCACCGACCCGGGCAACGAGCGCATTCAGCTGGCCCGGGCCCTGCTCCTGGCGCAGTTGCTGGAGCAACAGGCCGGCAGCGACCAACTGGCCTTGCTGCGCCAGCTGTTTCTCTGGGGGGACGACCAGGAGAAGAGCGTGCTGCTCAAGGTTCTGGATGACCTGGACAGCGAAGGCCGCAGCCTGGAGCTGGCGCTGCAGGCCGGGCGCACCAACAACCGCGAAGTGTTCGCCGCCATCGCCCTGGACAACCCCTTCCCCGCCCGCCACTACCCCGAGCGGGCCTTCCACCAGTTGGTGCTCAAGACCCTGGGCATGGGCCTGGACACTGGACGCATCGTCGGCCTGGCCCAGCGCCGCAGCGTCGACCTCAACCAGCTGGCCCTGGAACACATGGAAGAGCAGTTGGCCGCGTTCCGCAGCGTCAGCGACACGCTGCCTCAGGCCATCGCCTTTGAACTCTTGAGCCAGGCCCAGTGCCAGCGCCTGCGCGGCTTGTGCCAGCAGCGCCGGCTGCCCGCGCACTGGCTCGAACACGTGCCGCCCGGCGCCTGA
- a CDS encoding UbiA family prenyltransferase, with amino-acid sequence MSHSSLTTWLTLGRVSNLPTVWTNALAAALLASSATTQAPPSPLVWTLLLVALSALYLAGMLLNDLLDADWDLRHQNPRPIVLGLVTRTQVSLATAALLLLASLAVLGLSQLIAQPHWLLASAGLLLLFILAYNLLHKNYPHSVWLMGGCRSALYLTAAACLALPPQPLWLCAALLGTYIAGLTYLARLEHRNQLLSRLPLLLMLSPLVLAFYADNGVFWLVLLLWLGWLGWHYRRHLANPRQRQIRAFIGAGLAALPLFDALVLALANQPLGSLLCVLVFFLLPHLQRWIKPT; translated from the coding sequence ATGAGCCATTCCTCATTGACCACCTGGCTGACCCTGGGCCGAGTCTCCAACCTGCCGACGGTGTGGACCAACGCCCTGGCCGCCGCCCTGCTGGCCAGCAGCGCCACCACCCAGGCGCCACCTTCACCGCTGGTCTGGACCCTGCTGCTGGTGGCGCTCTCGGCGCTGTACCTGGCCGGCATGCTGCTCAACGACCTGCTGGATGCCGACTGGGACCTGCGGCATCAGAACCCGCGGCCGATTGTTCTCGGCCTGGTCACTCGCACCCAGGTCAGCCTGGCCACCGCCGCGCTGTTGCTGCTGGCGAGCCTGGCGGTGCTGGGCCTGAGCCAGCTGATCGCCCAGCCCCACTGGCTGCTGGCCAGTGCCGGATTGCTGCTGCTGTTCATCCTCGCCTACAACCTGCTGCACAAGAACTATCCCCACAGCGTCTGGCTGATGGGCGGCTGCCGCTCGGCCCTGTACCTGACCGCCGCCGCCTGCCTGGCGCTGCCACCGCAACCGCTGTGGCTGTGCGCCGCGTTGCTGGGCACCTACATCGCCGGCCTGACCTACCTGGCCCGGCTGGAGCACCGCAACCAGCTGCTCAGCCGCCTGCCGCTGCTGCTGATGCTCAGCCCGCTGGTGCTGGCCTTCTACGCCGACAACGGCGTGTTCTGGCTGGTCCTGCTGCTGTGGCTGGGCTGGCTGGGCTGGCACTACCGGCGCCACCTGGCCAACCCACGGCAGCGGCAGATCCGCGCCTTCATCGGTGCGGGCCTCGCGGCCCTGCCGCTGTTCGACGCCCTGGTGCTGGCCCTGGCCAATCAGCCCCTGGGCAGTCTGTTGTGCGTACTGGTGTTCTTCCTGCTTCCCCACCTTCAACGTTGGATCAAGCCGACATGA
- a CDS encoding 3-dehydroquinate synthase, whose translation MKRSSLPRAFSLKGTAENYWLSLLLFSTLVVASFLLFEQQIQQLLNHLGGFLPTDPVQRTSLALLLITLLALDVLLPVPSSLVALLAVAALGAIGGYLVIFIGLCLGAALGYWLGAGYFRLLSTWLGLRSWQPGQLAYRLSTLSLICLRGVPVLAETSVLAAGMQRYPLRQFLLVTTLANAGLALAYAAIGSLLVEQNALLATILASMVLPGLFLGARSLLKPREAPARSDQAQALEGRFEVSYHYPVLFTDHVFQVDNPCLHQQLAQPRTGRTTVLVFVDEQLLQCSPQLPQQIDAYFTAHAADLHLQAAPIPVPAGELSKTPEVLQQLYAQMLEHGLDRHCYVLALGGGALLDAVGYACATFHRGMRLIRIPTTVLAQNDAGIGVKNGINAFAQKNLLGAFYPATAVINDFQWLLSLSPRDQIAGLAEAVKVAVIKDAAFFQWMEQQAQALATFEHSASRYAIHRCAELHLGHITGAGDPFERGNGRPLDYGHWAAHKLENLSRHRLRHGEAVAVGMALDALYANASGLLSDTETQRLLQLLERLGFNLCPPELGLKDAQGRSLVLIGLEEFRQHLGGQLSIPMLNRLGHSIDVHHIDMPLMEQALLRLASFGGPDFAWTEDCAR comes from the coding sequence ATGAAGCGCAGCTCATTGCCTCGTGCTTTCTCACTGAAGGGTACGGCGGAAAACTACTGGCTTTCCTTGTTGCTGTTTTCGACCCTGGTGGTTGCCAGCTTTCTGCTGTTCGAGCAACAGATCCAGCAACTGCTGAATCACCTCGGCGGCTTTCTCCCGACCGATCCCGTGCAACGCACCAGCCTGGCCCTGCTGTTGATCACCCTGTTGGCGCTGGATGTGCTGTTGCCGGTGCCTTCGAGCCTGGTCGCGCTGCTGGCCGTGGCCGCCCTGGGCGCCATCGGCGGCTATCTGGTGATCTTCATCGGGCTGTGCCTGGGGGCCGCCCTGGGCTACTGGCTGGGGGCCGGTTACTTTCGCCTGTTGTCCACCTGGCTGGGACTCAGAAGCTGGCAACCCGGACAACTGGCCTATCGCCTCAGCACCCTGTCCCTGATCTGCCTGCGTGGCGTGCCGGTGCTGGCGGAAACCTCGGTGCTGGCCGCCGGCATGCAGCGCTATCCACTGCGCCAGTTCCTGCTGGTCACCACCCTGGCCAATGCCGGACTGGCCCTGGCCTATGCGGCCATCGGCAGCCTGCTGGTGGAACAGAACGCCTTGCTGGCGACGATTCTCGCCAGCATGGTCCTGCCGGGGCTATTCCTCGGCGCCCGCAGCCTGCTCAAGCCACGCGAGGCCCCGGCACGGAGCGATCAGGCACAGGCCCTGGAAGGCCGCTTCGAGGTGAGCTACCACTACCCGGTGCTGTTCACCGATCACGTCTTCCAGGTCGACAACCCCTGCCTGCACCAGCAACTGGCCCAGCCGCGGACGGGGCGCACCACAGTGCTGGTCTTCGTCGATGAACAACTGCTGCAGTGCTCCCCGCAGTTGCCGCAACAGATCGACGCCTACTTCACCGCCCATGCCGCCGACCTGCACCTGCAGGCCGCGCCGATCCCGGTGCCGGCAGGCGAGCTGAGCAAGACCCCCGAGGTCTTGCAGCAGTTGTACGCCCAGATGCTCGAACACGGCCTGGACCGCCACTGCTATGTGCTGGCCCTGGGCGGCGGCGCGCTGCTGGACGCGGTGGGCTACGCCTGCGCCACCTTCCATCGGGGCATGCGCCTGATCCGCATCCCGACCACGGTGCTGGCCCAGAACGACGCCGGCATCGGGGTCAAGAACGGCATCAACGCCTTTGCCCAGAAAAACCTCCTGGGGGCCTTCTACCCGGCCACGGCGGTGATCAACGACTTCCAGTGGCTGCTCAGCCTGTCGCCCCGGGACCAGATCGCCGGGCTGGCCGAAGCGGTGAAGGTGGCGGTGATCAAGGACGCCGCGTTCTTCCAATGGATGGAGCAGCAAGCCCAGGCCCTGGCCACCTTCGAACACAGCGCCAGCCGCTACGCCATCCACCGCTGTGCCGAACTGCACCTGGGGCACATCACCGGCGCCGGCGACCCCTTCGAGCGGGGCAATGGCCGGCCCCTGGACTACGGACACTGGGCAGCGCACAAGCTGGAGAACCTCAGCCGGCATCGTCTGCGCCATGGCGAGGCAGTGGCGGTGGGCATGGCCCTGGACGCGCTCTATGCCAATGCCAGCGGCCTGCTGAGCGACACCGAGACCCAGCGCCTGCTGCAACTGCTGGAGCGGCTCGGCTTCAACCTGTGCCCACCGGAGCTCGGCCTGAAGGATGCCCAGGGCCGCTCCCTGGTCCTGATCGGCCTGGAGGAGTTCCGCCAGCATCTGGGCGGCCAGCTGTCGATCCCGATGCTCAACCGCCTCGGACACTCCATCGATGTGCATCACATCGACATGCCACTGATGGAACAGGCGCTGTTGCGCCTGGCCAGTTTCGGCGGCCCGGACTTCGCCTGGACCGAGGACTGCGCCCGATGA